The Tenrec ecaudatus isolate mTenEca1 chromosome 11, mTenEca1.hap1, whole genome shotgun sequence region GCCTCACGGGCTGCTATTGGTGTTACAGAACGCCAGAGGACTCGGGTCTCAGCTGAAAGACAGCATCCCGGTTACTGAACTCTCGGCCAGCGGGCCCTTCGAGAGTCATGACCTGCTGCGGAAAGGGTACGTactcggggtggggggcagttgtggtGACCGGGTTCCAGGGATATGGGTGTGGAGCTGTATTTCCCCACCTGAGGGTTCTTTAAATCCTCTTGTCAGGCCCTAAATGTGCATTGCATGTGGGTGCTAGCAAGAAACACCGTGAGGGCCAGGAAAGGGACAGGTGCTCGGGCAGCTTCTGGGACCAAGCCTCTTACTGCGTCAGGGCGCCCAAGGAGACGGTGCCTGCCAGTAGGAGTGGGTGGGCTGCCACTGCCCTGTGTCCCCTTAGCTCACTGACTATTGCAGTATTCACCTCGTTTTGAGAGACACTGCCTCTGGTGCCTCAGTGCTTAggcacctggctgctaactgagggGCCAGCTGttggaacccagcagccgctccacgggaggaagaagACACAGCCTGCTTCTGTAGTGAAGGtaatggcctcagaaaccccacggtGTGTCCCTGAGGAcgtcagagtggactcaactcggTCGCAGTGGGTGTAGAGCATCGCAGTCAAGAGCCTAGGTGGGCTGCCTGAATTTGCCCTTGGCAGTTACTCACCGGTGCCTTCCACTGTGCAGTTGGGCTAATCTGTGCAGTTGGGCTAATCTGGGCTAATCTGACTGCGTGGGATAAAGGAATCAGCCACAGAAAGCCTCAGCAACGATGACTAGCCCGAACACAGACTCCCCAGTCTAAAAGAAAGCGGAAAAccttgcaaacaaacaaaagtacatTTTACCCCAATTACGTCTGCCATCATCGACTTTACAGTGCTGTCTGTCCCTCCCtccactgtggtcagagggggttcaccggaggcttaatcccctgtggggaccctgcacatggattttgggcttccactgtagtCTGTAGCCtcctgtaaaccaggtgttcaccatttaagctctgagactgttccctcctttggatttggatttcatcatgtacaatccttggatcacataggctggtgtgctgctaccatgtggacttagttgacacgtcgcatagatggctgcttgcttggagacaagcatttaagaccccaggctaTCAGACCCCATctagtttcttctctgctgtagcacctgtcttcagtgatctctgagGGGGAGCATCAGGCAGGGccgtgtcataagaactaattgttcttacctGGGGGATTAAGTTTGAGCCCTAAATCCATGCATGTATCTATTAACCTCCCTTTTCAATGTTTCCTTTCAGCTTTTCTTGTGTGAAAAATGAGCTTTTGCCCAGCCATCCTCTTGAATTATCAGAAAAAAATGTAAGTGTGTCCTCAGCATGAGCGTCCTGGTTTTTGTCCCCACATGGAGCCAAGTGATGCTGAGGGTCACtggacccagggtccctgcaAGCCTAGGCCCCCGTGATGGCTGCTGAATGCCTAGAGGCAGTGCTTGTGTGCCCCAGGCTctagggaggaggaggggtgccTGGCCAAGGGAGAACGCCTTGGCCGTGAGATGGAACAGCTCTTCATCTCAGCGCCAGGCTAACCTGGGGGAAGGTGGTGGCGGGGTTCCTGTGTCCCACGGCTGTCTTTTGTAGTTCCAGCTCAACCAGGACAAGATGAACTTCTCCACCCTGAGGAACATCCAGGGCTTGTTTGCACCCCTCAAACTGCAGATGGAGTTCAAGGCGGTGCAGCAGGTGGGTGTGTGCTTGTGCCATGGGGAGGCTGGCTCTGCTGACTCTCCCTGCACCACCCCACGCCCCCCCTCACCGTGCTGCGACCTTGGCCCCATTTTAGAGCCGGAAACCTCTTCCCCACCCAGGCTCGGTGCCTGGAAACTCACTCGCTCCTCCCTGCGTGGTTCTCTCCTGGGGGCAAGTCTGCCTCCAGGTCTCAACGCCCCACGAGCACCTGAGGGGAACGCATGTTGTTCTAGAATATGACCTTGGACAGTGTCCTCCCACAGCCATGAGAGCCGGGCCCTGCTTGTGTGCAGCCTCTTGGCATGTCCAATGAGGCAGGCCTCCTTGACCTAGGCCCCCTCCTCGGCCTCTGCTTGCTAGACCTGTCAGCACGTAGGCACGCGGACCCCTGGAGCAGCTCCTGGAGTGCTTGTTGACTGAGCGGCCCGCCTTTACAACCTTGACGGCACCTTGACTTTGGCCTGTCACACTCAACAAGGCACTCGCTCTGAATTGAcggcaggagccctggaggcccagCGGGTTTGGCGTTGAGTGGGTTTGGCATtgggctgctgcctgcaggcGCACAGCTACACAGCCGAACTGTGTTCTGCTCCACACCTCCAGCCCAGAACTTCACAGCCCAGCTGGGGGGCCGGGCTCAGTGTGAAGTGGGAGTGTGGGAAGAGCAGGGAGGGTTATGAGGACTCTCCCGAGGCTCAGTTCAGCCGTGTGCCTGGCCCCGAGTCCACTCTTGTCTTCATTCTCTCGTCTCTTGCTCAAGGCGCTCTTGGGTGCTGAGGGATGAGTGTCGGACCACCGGCTGTGAGCTGTTGGCAGTAGGAGGGGAGCCGTGAGGCTGTCTGTCCTCGTAAAGTCTGACGGCCTGTGCGCCCACAGGGCCTGACggtcccactctgtcctccagggaggctgTGAGCTGGGATTGCCTCAGTGGCAGCGGTTGGTCTGGTCCCGGGGCTCTGACTACATGATGCTGGAAACTTGAACCTGAACTTCACATCTATTCACATCACCGGTCTTGGCCCAGAATCAGATCACTCTGCCAGCCACCTGCCCTGCCTGTGTCTGTTACCCTCTGACTGGTTCCGGACCCTTCTCTGACCTGCTCCTCTGGTCCCCCAACCACCAGCCCCAGCTATTCCTGGCCTCCCTTATGAGCTGCTatttctgtgtcttcctcttcctctgtccTCTCCACCCAGACTTTTTTAACCTTGACAGTCTAGAGAGAGAATTTTCCACGGTAAAGATTTAAATAACTCTAAAGCTCATTATAACGGAAAGTTACATCCCTTTAGTCTTAGACATATTTTAGGGAGAAAAAGACGAGCATCAGTGTGCCCTCAGATTCTAAAACCCCTAAGCCCACTGTggtcaagtcggttccaactcagagcacccCAAGAGGACGGTAGGACTGTCCCTGGAGCAAGTGGCCTCacctcccgccctccctccctccctctgagcACGTGGCAGGTTAGCGCCTGAACCCTTACCCCGGTGCCTCCGCACAGTCTAAACTACTAGTGCCGTTGAGTGGGAGactccctggtggtgccgtggataAAGCATGGTGGGCGGCCGCCCTCAGGTCTGTGGTtggaaccaccaactgctctgtgggtccCATGTATGCTCCATCTCATCCATGAAGATTGACAGTCCACGGTTCTCCACAGGCCCCTGTGGGTCAGGGTCACCGGCAGTCGGTTTGGTCATTGACCACCTAGTACTCTTGGTGCTCTTCTGACAAGATCCAAAATGATCTTTCTGGATTCTAACAGTGATCACTGGATCCAGTTCTCTGAGAGCAGGGACCCCTGGGATGTGGTGTGGTGACAGTGAGGGCCGGGCATGGTCTCTCCTCTGACCTGGCTGTGATGCTGTACAGGTGGTGGACCGAGCTAGAGGATTTGCAGCTGGTGACTACTCCTGCCAGATCTGGCTTAGCCACCTGTGCAGGCCCTGGTATACAGGGGGGCTCAGAAAAGACTCGGGGGAGATACCCGTGACTCtgaattccccctttccagcacCTTCCCAAAGCCCTCTCAGATGTCAGTGCATATTATCATGGTGCATTTTTCagaaccccccaacccccccccaaaaggtaCCTACCTCTTTGTGGTGTACCTGGTGGTGTGGttgcgtgttgggctgtgatccgcatggccagcagtttgaagctccaaggaagaaaggcgGGGCTTCCTCCTCCCATGAGCAGTCTCAGTCTGAGCCTCTGGCACCCGCGGGGAGcactgagtcagcgctgactccacggcagtgagcttGCTATGGAGCTGGTGTCGAGTCCTTGGAAAgaagggacatgaagtcaggaTGGCCTTGTGTTTCTCCATCTCTGACATCTGTCTGTGGTGACTGCTCCTCTTTCTACATTGTCACACCAAGGAGTTTGCATGTCACGTGATTTTCAaggcacctccaccccacccccgtcgTAGGTGTGCTGTGGCGGTTGGTTAGGTGTGTCTGACGTGTTGCTGACTTCACTCTGACGCTGAATCTGGTTCAGCTGTGAAAACAGCAGCCCTCCCGGGTTCCCCTAAGAGCTCTGATGAGGGCCTCATTGAGCTGTTCAGCGCAATAGTTAACGCCCTGAAATAAAACAACATCGATTGTTTCATTTTCCACTTCTCTGGGGACTGCCGGCCTCTATCCAGGCTCCACCACCAGATAGCTGGTGCGCCCGAGGACACAGGCGCCGACCAGAGCCGCTCTTGCCGGTCCTTCTATGTGCTGTGACTTGGGAAActggtgggtcagtgaggggggcAGATGCCCCTGAACTGGGACTGCTCCTGGACCCGAGCCTCGCCCACGCATCAGGAGGCCCCGGGCGCTGGGAGAGGGTGCCATCGCCCGGCATATGCCACAGCAGAGCTCTCAGTGGTGCACAGGAGATGGGCGCCAGGAGTCGTCTGCACATCTTCACCTTTGCGTCCAAAAAGTGACCTGCGTTTTTGTTAACGCTCATGAACCGGTGACGAGGGATCTTCAGGTGGTTCATGGAGCCATGGaatctaaggagccctgatggcaccgtGGTTACGGCTTTCCTGCTAGCCCCAAGGtgtatggttcaaacccaccagctgctgctcaggagaaagccaggacTTTGTACTCAGTTTgagaaactcatggggcagttctaccctgccctacagagtctCCATGGGTTGGAATCGATCCAGTGGTAGCAAGTTTGGGTTGTGTgaattttacaaatgaaaaatgAGACACAGGAAACTCAGATAATCATCTTGTCTttgcatccttctcccaaggtcCAGCGCCTTCCCTTTCTGCCCAGCTCCAACCTCTCACTGGACATCCTGAGGGGCAGCGATGAGACCCTGGCCTTTGAAGACATCCTCAACGGTGAGTGTGGCTCAGCCAGCTGTGCCAGGAAGCCACGCAGGCCTATTTGTTGGGTCCCTGGTTCCCACTCCCTGACTGGAGCGGAGATGGAGCACACAGAGCTGGGCTTCCCGGGGTCTGAGCGTGAAGCTGCTGGCGCAGTCCCCGGGACTCACCCAGGGCCATCGTTCATTCCCATCCCTTCCTGaccatgaatgtgtgtgtgtgtgtgtgtgtgtgtgtgtgtgtgtgtgtgtgtgtgaaagagagagagagagagagtgagggcCCAGCGCTCGGGGAAGGTTTGCTCTGTGTTCCCAGCAGGTCCCACCCATCTTCATGTGGTGGTAGCTTCCTTCTGCTTCAGGCTGGGCTCCCACAGGGCTTCCTGGCCATCTGTGCACCACTATGAGTGGACAGGGCAACTGTGTGACCCTTTTCTTACTGGAGCCAGAGCGTGTTGTCAGCACCCTGGACAGTGGTCTTGGTCCCTTGGCAGCCCTGGCCAGGACTCTGCCACTTTGGGTTAGTGCGTCAGTTGGAGATTTTCTCACACAAACATGCTTACTGTGATGGTCACTTCTGAGAGCCGGTGACTGCTGTGTTTTCAGACCCTGCGCAGAGCGAGATGATGGGCGAGCCGCACTGCATGGTGGAGCATAAGCTGGGGCTGCTGTGACAGGTCGGCGTCCTGCGGCATTAAAAGTCCTCACGCGGTGGAAGTGCCTGGCGTTTTCATTAAAGACCGGCGGCCTGGAGAAGTAGAGGGTTTGGGCACCAGCTTGGCGGCACTGAGGAAATCTAGTGAGACGGGCCTTCTGTGTCTGAGACCTGTGCCTGGGGATGCCGCAGAGCAGCCACAGCCCCCTTCCTGCCTGTCCCTGACAGGCCCCGAACCAGCCTCAGTGCTTGCCTCTCTCGTTCCCAGTGGCGTCTGCCAGGACAAAGGCCTGCACTCACTCCCACAGCGGTATTTCCAACGGAACACGGAATGCAGTGTTTGTAGTGGGTCTTgcagcatagtccctagagaggaCATAATCCCTAAGAAGAGTTTTCGGAGACTCATTGATATCTTGAGGCTGCACAGAGTTCTTTATGTAGTCTGTATTTTTATTGTGATTGGGTGAGAGTTTGCAGAGCATGTTGGTTCCCCATTCAACAGCCCAGACACGACGGGCCTTGTCCCACTGCTTCCCATCTCTACCCGCACTCCCTCTTCCGACCCCCCCCTctagctccccctcccccccacccccccagccttCTCCTGTCACATGGCTGCTTTTGTGGTCTCTAAGCCTCTAAGGAGATCCtgcctggggctggtgtgtgccaCATGGGCTTCTCTGTCAtgtcttggtggtgcagtgggttacaggttgggctgttaccacaaggtcagcagttcaaatccaccagctgctcagtgagagaaagttgaggctttctaccctgtcgtgtgggtcactgagtcagcatcccctcgatggcagtgagcttgatttgtttgttttgaggggttGGGAGGGGAAAGGTTTTATTGACTGAGCTTCCGGGCCAGTTCCATTCTAGACCCGAAGGACGTTTGTGGGTCAGGCTGCTCTTTAAAGAGTTACTTAATGCAGCTGGCTGATGTAGCCTCAGTGCTAGCACTTCCTGTTGGCATGCATTACCAAGTAACACTTCAAGAAAAGTTCCCCTTCATCACGGGCTTGTCTCTTTAAAATTAGAGCACTTTTATATACTTAAATACATGGAGCTACCCACAAGGAATTTCCATAGTAAATTCTTTCAAAAGGCATCCTTcaggaaaataaataattaaaaaatgcaTTTCCATCCTGGTTCTACCTTTGCGCAGACTATCTGTGTGAATCTGGTCTAGAAAACTTTAGGACAACATCGGGGATGCTGTCTGCCACAAAGTAGAACTCATTCTGTGGTCGTCTGTGCCCGTCCCATTTCCGGGTCCTCCATTCACGTGAGCAGGTGAcagactttctcccacagagggaccGAGGGCTCCAGCCACAGCCAGATGCTTCTCGCTTGGCTTCGGGGCTTTGAAAGACAGTCATTCTGGGTACTCGATCACTTTCACCCAGTCATTGTGGTCATAGAAATGATCATGTGCACAGGACCGTTTCTAGATGCATCGTGGTTTCTGCCCCTGAGGTGGCTTGGGCATCTCTGCTGAGAGATGGCCTGGGCCTGCCTCTAATGTGGGGTTTGGAGGTGCTGCTACTGATAACTCGTGATCAGGGCCGCCCAGTGGTCCTGGAACCTCCTGGAACGCACTGCAGGGGAGAATGTGAACACTCAGTTGAAACCAGCCTCAGTGCCCCCTTCTGCACAGCCCTGCATGCAGAAGTTGCCCCCCGCAGCAAAGAACCATGCTGTCAACTCCCTACCAGGAAACCACTCACTACCTTCAATTGGACACCGACTCGGCGCGACCCtggaggtcagggtagaactgcccccctatgggtttctgaaactaactctctatgggagtaaaaagttccatctttctccagcacagcaactcgtggtttcgagctgctgacccttCGTTAGTAGCCCAGTGCAGAACCATTACCCACCAACCtgactgccattcagttgattctgacttcagTGACcctgtctttatgggagctgagagccccctctttctccctcggagcagctggtggcttgaacAGCCTCGGTGTATAGGCCACCATCCTGCCCAATCACCTGTAGAGGTTGATAGGCCTGGAGGTGAGTCAGGTAACCTTCCTACAACAGTCCCTTGACACTGGTGGCTATTGAGAAGACATGGTATGTCCTGCGCACTTTATAGATCACGACAGAAGTACAGAGGTAGGATTCGTTCTGTGGTGCCCAGGGACTCTGCGTCAGAACTGCCTCACCGGCACCTAATGCCAACAGGCAGCGTAGAGGTGGCACAGGTTATCTTAGCTGCTATTTTTAGATCCTTTTCTCTTGCAACTAATTCagttcttggaagaaataccCCCTTTATGACTGGTGTTCAACCCACgaggcaactggtgggtttgaacctcccctCTTGTGGATAGCACTTTGACCACTGTGCCCCTGGGTGCCTTTCACCATCTGCCCACCAGGGGGCACCACAAACTGATGAGTGCATTTAGAGGAACACACATTGCCATTGGGTCTCTGCCGACCCCAAacagccctatagggcaggatggagctgccctgtgggtttccaagactgactttctacaggaatggaaagcctcgtctttgccCCACAGAGcttcgggtggttttgaactgtgagcAGCCCccatgtaaccacgatgccaccagaactTGAACTCATAATCGCTAGTGGTCTTGTTggccttctcctccctcctccaccttctctGCCTGTGCCGCAGTGGCTGGGCCTCGTCTCTGTGGCACCCCCACTCTAGGGCGCTGTGTCAGCGCATGGGAGCTCCATCAGCGTGTGGGAGACTGTCAGCATGGGGTGCCTTGTCAatgctggtggggtggggggcactgtCCATATGGGCTGTAGGGTCTGTGTCTTGGGTCCCCGGTAGGGAGACGTGAGTGAGCCCTGCCATAGGGAGGTCAGGTTCGGGCTGGGCTTGGAGGTGACGTAGGCTGGCTGACCATAGCCATTTGCTCCCATCTCCACAGGCCTTCGGCCAACCCCCGTAGACCAATCAGACCAGGGCTCAGCTCTCTGGACAGAGGCTAAGGCCCAGGGCTTGTAGGTGACATCTGTCTGTACATCCCCTGTCTCGCCTCATTGGCTGTTTCTCTCTGAGCCTGTGTCAACACCCTTGGCCAGCAGACAGACCTCGAGGTGACGAGTGACCACACTAGCCTGTAGGGTGGGGAGTCGTGTACACACAACCCTTCGCACATTGTGTCCAGCATTCTCATTGGCAACTGCCACGGCCACGCTCATGTTCCTGAAAGCTTGCTGTTGGCTCCTTGTCCTGGTCCCAAGAGGCACCACTTGTACTGATTACTAAAGTGCTCTTGAGCACTGTACCCAAACCACACCTACTGCCTTTGCTTCCAACCCACAGTGGCTCTGTgtagcgtttctgaggctgtacatcttcatgggagcaacagCCTCACTTTCAGGGACTGACTGATGGGTTTTGAGCAACTCGCAgtcaccaccaggacccctttagCACTGCGCCACACTGACTCAAACACTGCAACCGAGTCGGTCCTGGCTcacaggacagtagaactgcctgtgggtttctgaaactttacaggagcagacagcctcatctctctcccatagagtagctggtaggtttgaactgccgaccatgcagttagcaaccaaatgtgtaacccacgacaccaccatgaCACATTGCCAAGTGGAGTATAAACACCATCCATCCAGTACGCCACAAACTCCATGGATGCTCACACTCCTTTGGACATCCTGAGGTGGGCAAGCTTACACCTTACCAGTAACAGCACATTGGTCTGACtaaccagatgggccctgggaacTTGCCCTTGCTTCTAGACCAGGAGTGGGGAAGTCTAGCTCATGGGCCATGTGAGGCTCACGAAATTGTCAGTAGTTCACATCCTGTGCTTCATCACAGAGAAGCAATTCCAGCCTCCACATAGGGATGGGCTCATTACATGTCTGACTAGGATGGCCTCCAAATGGTGTTAGAAATATCCAGATGGCCCTTGCAGAAAAATGGCACCCCCATCCCATTCTCTACCTTTGACCTT contains the following coding sequences:
- the POMP gene encoding proteasome maturation protein, giving the protein MNARGLGSQLKDSIPVTELSASGPFESHDLLRKGFSCVKNELLPSHPLELSEKNFQLNQDKMNFSTLRNIQGLFAPLKLQMEFKAVQQVQRLPFLPSSNLSLDILRGSDETLAFEDILNDPAQSEMMGEPHCMVEHKLGLL